In a genomic window of Pseudoglutamicibacter albus:
- the istA gene encoding IS21 family transposase — protein sequence MTDYRAVMDLVLKGWSVRQITATMGCSHSTVQKVRKVLQAEQITTTAQIAGLNDEAVAVLFHDGRSTGQGVFVPIDFDSVVKARTGRHKTTLQVLWGKYTSTPALPGQRYYSYERFRQLVAQHVDATGVTARIVHAPAHTMQVDWAGTKMRLFDPTGGRPSKLSVFVASLPYSGMLFACACSNERQQAWLDAHMQAFEYFGGVAEVIVPDNASTASNAISAADRNRRVNTTYEEFLEHYNTAALPARARRPKDKANVEAAVKIVTQKVIHALDDHQCVSLDELNSRILKRVDAINAHTPFRGNTISRRQLFEDFEADLLTDLPKQRWQRTEWKRAKVAPDFHIVVGSVHYSVPYTLVGRTVDVRITGNTLTVFDAGERQAVHTLAHQRGTFVTDTDHIPPQMANTHGLWTCEYFLREAARVGPHTRRVIAELMDARPIKAQAFFSCRNVLSMGKHDNKPILEEACRRLVDLEGRRQAVSYTAVKNMMAAVRKEDTVRTTTQPDPNARDAAATSTNTAAAPIPRDTRGAYLGGAEQFSIENLTKKGNN from the coding sequence GTGACTGACTACAGGGCGGTGATGGACCTCGTGCTCAAAGGCTGGTCCGTTCGCCAGATCACAGCGACGATGGGATGCTCGCATTCCACGGTGCAAAAAGTTCGTAAAGTGCTGCAAGCAGAGCAGATCACGACCACGGCCCAGATTGCTGGGCTTAATGATGAAGCCGTAGCTGTGCTGTTTCATGACGGAAGATCCACAGGTCAGGGTGTGTTCGTCCCGATCGATTTCGATTCCGTGGTGAAAGCACGGACCGGAAGACATAAGACCACGCTGCAGGTCCTGTGGGGCAAGTACACCTCAACGCCAGCGCTGCCCGGGCAGCGGTACTACAGCTACGAGCGGTTTCGCCAGCTTGTCGCACAGCATGTTGATGCCACCGGGGTAACCGCCCGGATCGTGCACGCACCAGCTCACACAATGCAGGTGGACTGGGCAGGAACGAAGATGCGCCTGTTTGACCCCACCGGGGGCCGTCCAAGCAAGCTCAGTGTGTTTGTCGCTTCGCTACCGTATTCCGGGATGCTGTTTGCTTGTGCGTGTAGCAATGAACGCCAACAAGCGTGGCTGGACGCGCATATGCAGGCGTTTGAGTACTTCGGCGGGGTGGCAGAGGTCATCGTCCCGGACAACGCCTCGACGGCATCGAACGCGATAAGCGCTGCCGATCGCAATCGTCGTGTCAACACCACGTACGAGGAGTTTCTGGAGCACTACAACACCGCTGCGCTGCCAGCGCGGGCAAGACGGCCGAAAGACAAGGCCAATGTTGAGGCAGCGGTCAAGATTGTGACCCAAAAGGTCATCCATGCCCTTGACGACCACCAGTGCGTCAGCCTTGATGAGCTCAACAGTCGCATACTCAAACGAGTTGACGCGATTAATGCGCACACCCCGTTTCGCGGCAACACCATCAGTCGGCGGCAGCTGTTTGAAGACTTTGAGGCTGATTTGCTCACTGACCTTCCCAAACAGCGGTGGCAGCGCACGGAATGGAAGCGGGCCAAAGTCGCTCCCGACTTCCATATCGTCGTCGGCAGCGTGCATTACTCCGTGCCCTACACACTTGTCGGCCGCACTGTTGATGTACGTATCACCGGCAACACGCTTACGGTTTTCGATGCCGGCGAGCGACAAGCAGTACATACGCTTGCGCACCAACGCGGCACCTTCGTCACCGACACCGACCATATCCCGCCGCAGATGGCCAACACCCATGGGCTTTGGACCTGTGAATACTTCCTACGCGAAGCTGCCAGGGTAGGGCCGCACACCCGCCGGGTCATCGCTGAGCTTATGGATGCGCGCCCAATCAAAGCACAAGCGTTCTTCTCATGCCGCAACGTGCTTTCCATGGGAAAACACGACAACAAGCCCATCTTGGAAGAAGCTTGCCGGCGGCTCGTCGACCTTGAAGGCCGACGTCAGGCAGTGTCCTACACCGCCGTGAAAAACATGATGGCAGCCGTACGCAAAGAAGACACGGTACGCACCACCACACAGCCTGACCCCAACGCGCGAGATGCCGCTGCCACCTCCACCAACACTGCAGCAGCACCTATCCCGCGTGATACGCGCGGTGCGTACCTCGGCGGCGCGGAGCAGTTCAGCATCGAAAACCTCACGAAGAAAGGAAACAACTAA
- a CDS encoding transposase: MNVPHCPFCRRRLHRGGHTSSGKTRWRCRVCGISQVQQIDKRTHQFKQFMKWLLGRTLMRDMPGGGRTFRRHTAWCWDLWPVFPTVDEVHPVVFIDGIYLGRQAVVLIASAPQHVLGWYLAKTEHSGAYQGLMKRIAAPYMVVSDGGTGFAKALRTQWPDTKHQRCLVHASRRVTQFTTQRPKTAAGRDLLVIARALTIARVHLVTPW, translated from the coding sequence ATGAACGTTCCTCACTGCCCTTTTTGTCGTCGTCGTTTGCATCGTGGCGGTCACACCAGTTCTGGTAAAACCCGTTGGCGTTGCCGGGTTTGTGGCATTTCTCAAGTGCAACAAATCGACAAGCGTACGCACCAGTTCAAACAATTCATGAAATGGCTGCTGGGTCGTACTTTGATGCGGGATATGCCTGGCGGAGGACGTACCTTCCGTCGTCACACTGCCTGGTGTTGGGACTTGTGGCCGGTGTTCCCAACCGTTGATGAAGTTCACCCTGTGGTGTTTATCGATGGTATTTACCTGGGGCGTCAAGCTGTTGTTTTGATTGCGTCTGCACCTCAGCACGTCCTCGGCTGGTATCTCGCTAAGACTGAGCACTCCGGGGCGTACCAGGGGCTGATGAAGCGGATCGCGGCTCCTTATATGGTCGTGTCTGACGGCGGGACTGGTTTCGCGAAAGCTTTACGTACTCAGTGGCCTGACACGAAACATCAACGCTGTTTGGTGCATGCTTCAAGACGGGTCACCCAGTTCACTACACAACGACCCAAAACAGCCGCTGGCCGGGACTTGCTTGTGATTGCGCGCGCTTTGACTATTGCGCGCGTGCATTTAGTAACACCGTGGTGA